In one Leptospira fletcheri genomic region, the following are encoded:
- a CDS encoding SRPBCC family protein, protein MTAHDYFQPDKNKDLVFERVIDVPRELVWNAWTDPKHVVKWFTPAPWRTVDCEIDLTPGGIFRTVMRSPEGQDFPNIGCYLEIVKNEKLIWTDMLQPGYSPSTNGFFTAVLTLEKLPQGTKYKVLARHKDEEARKKHEDMGFHDGWGKALDQLVELCKTTLKV, encoded by the coding sequence ATGACGGCACATGATTATTTTCAGCCCGATAAGAACAAAGATTTAGTCTTCGAACGAGTGATAGACGTTCCGAGAGAACTGGTATGGAACGCTTGGACCGATCCGAAACATGTCGTAAAATGGTTCACCCCGGCCCCTTGGAGAACGGTGGATTGCGAGATCGATTTAACGCCGGGCGGAATTTTCAGGACAGTGATGCGGTCACCGGAAGGACAGGATTTCCCGAACATAGGTTGCTATTTGGAAATCGTGAAAAACGAAAAGTTAATCTGGACGGATATGCTTCAGCCGGGATATAGCCCTTCGACGAACGGTTTTTTTACTGCCGTTCTCACACTGGAAAAGCTGCCTCAAGGAACCAAATACAAGGTTCTGGCGCGCCATAAAGACGAGGAAGCCCGAAAGAAGCACGAGGACATGGGTTTTCACGACGGCTGGGGAAAGGCTTTAGACCAGCTCGTGGAACTTTGCAAAACGACCCTAAAGGTTTAA
- a CDS encoding ArsR/SmtB family transcription factor, with protein MPNQSTRLDNLFHALSDPTRRSVLERLSTGPASVGELARPFNMALPSLMQHLDVLESCVLVRSRKVGRVRTYELAGKSLYAGERWFVRQRTLWEKRLNQLDGYLMDLKEKQNDGT; from the coding sequence ATGCCTAACCAAAGTACGCGTCTCGATAACCTTTTCCATGCGTTGTCGGATCCGACCAGGCGCTCCGTATTGGAACGTCTAAGCACGGGTCCGGCCTCCGTCGGAGAATTGGCAAGGCCCTTCAACATGGCCCTTCCCTCTCTGATGCAGCATTTGGACGTCTTGGAAAGCTGCGTTTTGGTCAGATCTCGGAAAGTAGGTCGCGTACGGACGTACGAACTCGCCGGTAAATCCCTATACGCGGGAGAACGCTGGTTCGTGCGCCAAAGAACCCTATGGGAGAAACGACTGAATCAACTTGACGGTTACTTGATGGATTTAAAGGAGAAACAGAATGACGGCACATGA